A single region of the Pontimicrobium sp. SW4 genome encodes:
- a CDS encoding PAS domain S-box protein, translating to MSQTQIDILKRALNREKAARKQAESILEDKSLKLFSTAEKLKEVNEKLELLLEEKTSQLQGVFENINDAYLIMDLEGNVLKMNDVAIELFGYNLSIEKLNVVDLIYRADANYAFASFKELRKKGIFTDYTARVITKNNTVRWVHINASIIYDKGKKPIAAQGVIRDITEAKLTAEFIEEQKKELNVIVENSSLGIVLTKRGKIIRTNEAIQKLLGYTEQELSKLTIKDISLKEDFSESKDYLIKMDSGEIDNFVITKRYKKKDGSVLWAKVNVNAVRDNSENIKYQVALIEDITSERENTLIIDMINDVAKAILGKMDIYEIAWEITNNIAEYLNSEDCVIYLIDREKNTLEQIAAYGEKVDNNNQIINKITLPIGKGIVGTVAKTGKAEIIKNTTIDKRYIEDGAKRFSEITVPIISDGHVIGLIDSEHTEKNYYTEEHLYALESIANLVAMQLKSAINLRERQRAESKNKELLDQLAKSNDELQEYAHIVSHDLKSPLRSIDALVNWIKEDNKGMLDDASIENFELIETTLEKMEHLISDILLYSSIGSDSVKEQEVDLNQLVLDVTQVLFIPEHITVKVLNILPVVYGDKVKFQQLFQNLISNAIKFINKEKGLVEIDVSNKKTYYQFSIKDNGLGIEKKYHDKIFKIFHSLNDNKESTGIGLSIVKKIIDYYKGEIWIESCLGQGTTFYFTIKK from the coding sequence ATGAGTCAAACTCAAATTGACATATTAAAGCGTGCCTTAAATCGTGAAAAAGCAGCTAGAAAACAAGCGGAAAGTATTTTAGAGGATAAGTCTTTAAAACTTTTTAGTACTGCTGAAAAGCTAAAAGAAGTAAACGAGAAATTGGAATTGCTTTTAGAAGAGAAAACATCACAGCTACAAGGTGTTTTTGAAAACATTAATGACGCATACTTAATAATGGATCTTGAAGGAAATGTTCTAAAAATGAACGATGTAGCTATAGAGCTTTTTGGATACAACTTAAGTATAGAAAAATTAAACGTTGTAGACCTTATATATAGAGCAGATGCTAATTATGCATTTGCATCGTTTAAAGAATTAAGAAAAAAAGGAATTTTTACAGACTATACAGCACGTGTTATAACTAAAAATAATACTGTTAGATGGGTTCATATAAATGCCAGCATTATATATGACAAAGGAAAAAAACCTATAGCTGCTCAAGGTGTTATAAGGGATATAACTGAAGCAAAACTAACAGCAGAGTTTATAGAAGAGCAAAAAAAAGAGTTAAATGTTATTGTTGAAAATTCGTCCTTAGGAATAGTACTTACCAAAAGAGGAAAAATTATAAGAACAAATGAGGCGATACAAAAACTGTTAGGATATACAGAACAGGAGCTTTCTAAGCTAACAATTAAGGATATTTCTTTAAAAGAAGATTTCTCAGAGTCTAAAGACTACTTAATAAAAATGGACTCTGGAGAAATAGACAATTTTGTTATCACTAAACGCTATAAAAAGAAAGACGGCTCTGTACTTTGGGCTAAAGTAAATGTAAATGCAGTTAGAGACAACTCGGAAAATATTAAATATCAAGTAGCACTTATAGAAGATATTACTTCAGAAAGAGAAAATACATTAATCATCGATATGATTAATGATGTGGCTAAGGCTATACTTGGGAAAATGGATATTTACGAAATAGCTTGGGAGATTACTAATAATATAGCAGAATATTTAAATTCAGAAGACTGTGTTATTTACTTGATTGATCGTGAAAAGAATACTCTAGAACAAATTGCAGCGTATGGAGAAAAAGTAGATAACAATAACCAAATCATTAATAAAATTACCTTGCCTATCGGGAAAGGTATTGTAGGAACAGTAGCAAAAACAGGAAAAGCAGAGATTATAAAAAATACAACTATAGATAAACGCTATATTGAAGATGGTGCAAAACGATTTTCAGAAATAACTGTGCCAATTATTAGTGATGGACATGTTATTGGTCTTATAGACTCTGAACATACTGAAAAAAACTACTACACTGAGGAGCACTTATATGCTTTAGAGAGTATAGCAAATCTAGTGGCTATGCAGCTAAAAAGCGCGATTAATTTAAGAGAACGTCAAAGAGCTGAATCTAAAAACAAAGAGCTTTTAGATCAATTAGCTAAAAGCAATGATGAGCTACAAGAATATGCTCATATTGTGTCTCATGATTTAAAATCGCCATTAAGAAGCATAGATGCTTTAGTAAACTGGATTAAAGAAGATAATAAAGGTATGTTAGATGATGCGAGTATAGAAAACTTTGAGCTAATAGAAACTACTCTGGAAAAAATGGAACACCTTATTTCAGATATTCTTTTATACTCAAGTATAGGTTCTGATAGTGTTAAAGAGCAAGAAGTAGATTTAAACCAACTTGTACTAGACGTAACACAGGTTCTTTTTATACCAGAACATATCACTGTTAAAGTGTTAAATATATTACCAGTTGTTTACGGAGATAAAGTTAAGTTTCAACAACTATTTCAAAATTTAATAAGTAATGCTATTAAATTTATTAATAAAGAAAAAGGACTTGTAGAGATTGATGTGTCAAATAAGAAAACATATTATCAATTTTCAATAAAGGATAATGGTTTAGGTATTGAAAAAAAATATCATGATAAGATTTTTAAGATTTTCCATTCTTTAAATGACAATAAAGAATCTACTGGAATTGGGTTGTCAATAGTTAAAAAAATTATTGATTACTATAAAGGAGAGATATGGATAGAATCTTGTTTAGGACAAGGAACAACGTTTTATTTTACAATAAAAAAATGA
- a CDS encoding GNAT family N-acetyltransferase, translating into MIEISSDKSKLDIDIIHNFLTNAYWSKGRTRKEVEKSIKHCLCFGVYKENMQIGFARIATDYVVFAYLMDVFILPEHRGHGYSKKLIEAINNCDQLKSCKVWMLKTSDAHNLYKRFGYKELSYPDKVMERILK; encoded by the coding sequence ATGATTGAGATATCTTCAGATAAGTCTAAATTAGATATAGATATTATTCATAATTTTTTAACTAATGCTTATTGGTCAAAAGGAAGAACTCGCAAAGAGGTTGAAAAATCGATTAAACATTGTTTGTGTTTTGGAGTATATAAAGAAAATATGCAAATTGGATTTGCACGAATAGCAACAGATTATGTGGTTTTTGCATATCTTATGGATGTGTTTATTCTGCCTGAACATAGAGGACATGGTTATTCTAAAAAATTAATAGAAGCAATAAATAATTGTGACCAATTAAAATCATGTAAAGTTTGGATGCTTAAAACATCCGACGCACATAATTTGTATAAAAGATTCGGATATAAAGAGTTGAGTTATCCTGATAAAGTAATGGAAAGAATTTTAAAATGA
- a CDS encoding response regulator, whose translation MNKALKIMLIEDDMIEIMKMNRTIKALQLEHEIIETNNGEDALNLLSKKINLPDIILLDLNMPKVNGIEFLSILKKDEQLRHIPTIILTTSNNQKDLLECYKIGIAGYILKPLKYEDYVLKIKSLLAYWSINQLIKV comes from the coding sequence ATGAATAAAGCTCTTAAGATAATGCTCATTGAAGATGATATGATTGAAATCATGAAGATGAACAGAACCATAAAAGCGCTACAATTGGAGCATGAAATTATTGAAACTAATAATGGAGAAGACGCTTTAAACTTATTATCTAAAAAGATAAATCTACCGGATATCATTTTATTAGATTTAAATATGCCAAAAGTAAATGGCATCGAATTTTTATCAATCTTAAAAAAAGATGAGCAGTTAAGGCATATTCCAACCATAATATTGACAACATCTAATAATCAAAAGGATTTATTAGAATGCTATAAAATTGGTATTGCAGGGTATATTTTAAAGCCTTTAAAATATGAAGACTATGTTTTAAAAATTAAAAGCTTACTGGCTTACTGGAGTATTAACCAATTAATAAAAGTTTAA
- a CDS encoding heme NO-binding domain-containing protein, giving the protein MKGIVFTEFLDLVEEKFGLEMVDNIIENSNLESEGVYTSIGTYKFSEMLQLLQNLSANTNISIDNLLLVYAEHFFGVLKESYPGLLATYKDPIEMLSSIENHIHVEVRKIYPDAELPTFKVIEKTNNSLIMIYKSSRAMHHFGLGLMNKTFEHFNSSASIELEKIKPDGTEVKFVINKN; this is encoded by the coding sequence ATGAAAGGAATTGTTTTTACAGAGTTTTTGGATTTAGTTGAAGAGAAGTTTGGATTAGAGATGGTAGATAATATTATAGAGAACTCTAATTTAGAATCAGAAGGCGTTTATACTTCAATTGGGACATATAAATTCTCTGAAATGTTACAGTTATTACAAAATTTAAGTGCGAATACAAATATTAGCATTGATAATTTACTATTGGTTTACGCCGAACATTTTTTTGGAGTTTTAAAAGAAAGTTACCCAGGCTTGCTAGCTACCTATAAAGATCCTATAGAAATGCTATCATCTATAGAAAATCATATACATGTTGAGGTAAGGAAAATTTATCCTGATGCAGAATTACCTACATTTAAGGTTATAGAAAAGACAAATAATTCCTTGATAATGATATACAAATCTAGTAGAGCAATGCATCATTTTGGCTTAGGTTTGATGAATAAAACATTCGAGCATTTTAATTCAAGCGCTTCAATTGAGTTAGAAAAAATTAAACCTGATGGAACAGAAGTGAAGTTCGTTATTAATAAAAACTAA
- a CDS encoding tetratricopeptide repeat protein, translating into MKTLKTLITCFLLLLIISSNAQNMQKGFNYLETGNYEKAESFFETVLQDYPDNKTARLCYGRAIGLNGDSKKANSLFTRLLKDYPNDFEVKLNYGESLLWNKNFTEAKTYYARLVTESPNSFPALLGYANTLSNLKEYENAFLYVNKALVVSPKNPNALTSKKYMYLGYAYQKQQAQLYDEAEVLLIKSLSFFKDDKDTLLNLANLYLITDKLENAKATYNTLAEQQKNKLLALNGLALVAHLNNKEKKALDLSTQAYNSLTGATDKSTNKQTTERYIQALIWNKKYKPAKTLIDTLFSEQPNKNWVLALRATLNIYKGNFKKSLSDYNSILENDNTSFDGHLGKANTLKALGYYDEAYTWVKNTLKIYNNQKDAINFINLLDSHFTPSIESNVSRSFDNGDNKAFSFINTVAFPLSTKFSLLGNYGYRSTNNTVTNNSATSNNISLGLSYQIAPNTTIKGTAGITSAKADSNDYTQLLTDVSLNIRSIKLQTLSIGYKRDIQSFNADLLDREIVQNNFYANYNVNTNFNLGWYTQYYYTSQNDDNTRNLLFTSIYYNLLTKPSLKFGLNYQYITFKNQVPNIYFSPERFNAGEVFVNLIKDEAVTKPKAWFYEFTAATGLQYIEDGDSQSTYRFQGKLGYKFSERSIANIFGTRSNIASATAAGFTYTEIGMRFKWRLFDGPVYRN; encoded by the coding sequence ATGAAGACTTTAAAAACACTTATTACTTGTTTCCTTTTATTACTTATTATTTCAAGTAATGCCCAAAACATGCAAAAAGGTTTTAATTATTTAGAAACTGGTAACTACGAAAAAGCCGAATCGTTTTTCGAAACTGTATTGCAAGACTACCCAGATAATAAAACAGCACGTTTATGTTATGGAAGAGCTATAGGGCTAAATGGTGACTCTAAAAAGGCAAATAGTTTATTTACAAGACTATTAAAAGATTACCCCAATGACTTTGAAGTAAAACTAAATTATGGAGAGTCTTTATTATGGAACAAAAACTTTACAGAAGCCAAAACGTATTATGCTAGATTAGTAACTGAATCTCCTAATAGTTTTCCAGCACTTTTAGGCTATGCAAATACATTATCTAATTTAAAAGAATATGAAAATGCTTTCTTATATGTAAACAAAGCTCTAGTGGTCTCTCCAAAAAATCCAAATGCTTTAACCTCTAAAAAGTATATGTATTTAGGTTATGCATACCAAAAGCAACAAGCACAACTTTATGATGAAGCAGAAGTACTTTTAATTAAAAGCTTAAGTTTTTTTAAAGATGACAAAGACACCTTACTTAATCTTGCCAATCTTTATCTTATAACTGATAAATTAGAAAATGCTAAAGCAACATATAACACTTTGGCAGAACAACAAAAAAACAAACTCTTAGCCTTAAATGGGTTGGCTCTGGTAGCGCACTTAAACAATAAAGAAAAGAAGGCATTGGACTTAAGTACTCAAGCCTATAATAGCTTAACTGGTGCTACTGATAAAAGTACAAATAAGCAAACTACAGAGCGTTACATACAAGCATTAATTTGGAACAAAAAATACAAACCAGCAAAAACTCTAATTGATACATTATTTTCTGAACAGCCTAATAAAAACTGGGTGTTAGCTTTAAGAGCAACATTGAATATTTATAAAGGTAATTTTAAAAAGAGTCTTAGTGATTACAACTCAATACTAGAAAATGACAACACATCCTTTGATGGTCATTTAGGGAAAGCAAATACTTTAAAAGCATTAGGATATTATGACGAAGCTTATACTTGGGTTAAAAACACATTAAAGATTTATAATAACCAAAAAGATGCTATTAACTTTATTAATCTATTAGACAGTCACTTTACACCCTCCATAGAATCAAATGTCTCACGTTCATTTGACAATGGTGATAATAAGGCTTTCTCTTTTATAAACACTGTTGCCTTTCCATTATCAACTAAGTTTAGCCTTTTAGGTAATTACGGTTACAGATCTACCAATAATACTGTAACGAACAATAGTGCTACTTCTAATAATATCTCTCTAGGTTTATCTTATCAGATTGCACCCAATACTACTATAAAAGGAACCGCTGGCATCACCTCAGCAAAAGCTGATAGCAATGATTATACACAATTATTAACAGACGTGTCCTTAAATATTAGATCTATTAAATTACAAACCTTAAGTATTGGTTACAAACGAGATATACAAAGCTTTAACGCTGATTTATTGGATAGGGAAATTGTACAAAACAATTTTTACGCTAACTATAATGTAAATACTAACTTTAATTTAGGTTGGTATACACAATACTACTATACCTCACAAAATGATGATAATACAAGAAACTTACTATTTACCTCCATATATTATAATTTACTTACAAAGCCTTCATTAAAGTTTGGATTAAACTACCAATACATTACATTTAAAAATCAAGTTCCAAATATTTATTTTAGCCCTGAAAGATTTAATGCAGGTGAGGTATTTGTTAACCTAATAAAGGATGAGGCAGTTACAAAACCAAAAGCTTGGTTTTATGAGTTTACTGCTGCAACAGGATTGCAATATATAGAAGATGGAGATAGCCAAAGTACTTATAGATTTCAAGGAAAATTAGGATATAAGTTCTCCGAACGTAGCATCGCAAATATTTTTGGTACACGAAGCAACATTGCTTCTGCTACTGCCGCAGGTTTTACATATACTGAAATAGGTATGCGTTTTAAGTGGCGCTTATTTGATGGTCCTGTTTATAGAAATTAA
- a CDS encoding class I SAM-dependent methyltransferase, whose product MKLNSTKKIKKPWPTKDAMQQVYENNLWGGENTVFYSGVGSHHPEIVNLYIDVLTSFLTSFKNPLIVCDLGCGDFNVGKELVKHTKVYYAIDIVKNLIEHNKKAFQKANLEFHCLDISKDDLPAGDCAIVRQVLQHLSNTEVQRILTKLSHFKYVIVTEHIPSKDFLPNKDIISGQGIRLKKQSGINLLASPFNFKIKESKQLLSIPLSDNKGLIVTTFYKVF is encoded by the coding sequence ATGAAACTCAATAGTACTAAAAAAATAAAGAAGCCTTGGCCAACTAAAGATGCCATGCAACAAGTTTATGAGAACAACCTTTGGGGAGGTGAAAACACCGTTTTCTATTCAGGCGTAGGATCACATCATCCCGAAATAGTAAATCTATATATAGATGTCCTAACTTCATTTTTAACATCCTTCAAGAACCCTTTAATTGTTTGCGATTTGGGTTGCGGAGATTTTAATGTAGGGAAAGAATTAGTAAAACACACTAAAGTTTATTATGCAATAGATATAGTAAAAAACCTTATTGAGCATAATAAAAAAGCATTTCAAAAAGCAAATTTAGAATTCCATTGTTTAGACATCTCAAAAGACGATTTGCCGGCAGGCGATTGTGCTATTGTGAGACAAGTGCTCCAACATTTATCAAATACTGAAGTACAGCGTATATTGACAAAGTTGTCACATTTTAAATATGTGATTGTAACAGAACATATACCTTCTAAAGACTTTTTACCTAATAAAGATATAATTTCGGGGCAAGGAATAAGGCTAAAAAAACAAAGTGGCATAAACCTTTTAGCTTCACCATTTAATTTTAAAATAAAAGAGAGTAAACAACTATTATCTATTCCATTAAGTGACAATAAAGGACTTATAGTTACTACGTTTTATAAAGTTTTTTAA
- a CDS encoding LytTR family DNA-binding domain-containing protein — translation MNCIIIDDESTARAIINQLCSNVDNLNVLEEFPNAIQAIKYLNQHEVDLIFLDIHMPDFTGFDFIETLKNPPKIILTTSDSKFAIQAFEYDCIVDYLVKPITPERFQKAINKANALPSKVNETIPSEKVEMASGNDLYVNIDRRLIKIDIPSIYLVEAKGDYIHVKTEEKNYTVHSTLKKIEEKLPDSLFLKVHRSYIINTKKIIDIEDNSVLIKKDVIPVSRSNRPELMKRLNLL, via the coding sequence ATGAATTGTATTATCATTGATGATGAGTCTACAGCAAGAGCAATTATTAATCAACTATGTTCAAATGTTGATAACTTAAATGTTTTGGAAGAATTCCCTAATGCAATTCAGGCAATTAAATATCTAAATCAACATGAAGTAGATTTAATTTTTTTGGATATACATATGCCAGATTTTACAGGATTCGATTTTATAGAAACTCTAAAGAATCCTCCAAAAATAATTTTAACCACCTCAGATTCGAAGTTTGCAATTCAAGCTTTTGAATATGATTGTATTGTAGACTATTTAGTTAAGCCTATAACCCCAGAACGTTTCCAAAAAGCAATTAATAAAGCGAATGCTTTACCTAGTAAAGTAAATGAGACAATCCCTTCTGAGAAAGTTGAAATGGCATCAGGGAATGATCTATATGTAAATATAGACAGACGGTTAATTAAAATTGATATTCCTAGTATTTATCTGGTAGAAGCTAAAGGTGATTACATACATGTGAAAACCGAAGAGAAAAATTATACCGTACATTCTACGCTTAAAAAGATTGAAGAAAAATTACCAGACAGTTTATTTCTTAAAGTACATCGCTCTTATATTATTAATACCAAAAAAATTATAGACATCGAAGATAATAGTGTGCTTATTAAAAAAGATGTCATCCCTGTAAGTAGATCAAACAGACCTGAACTAATGAAGCGGCTTAATTTGCTTTAA
- a CDS encoding Hpt domain-containing protein has product MEEPNLLYINQLSGGDKAFKAKLITIIKTEFPQEKTIYFKNLAAKNFKEVSENVHKLKHKISILGLEKSYEIAAAFENNLLEDNTKLQEEFESILNTITNYLQQL; this is encoded by the coding sequence ATGGAAGAGCCTAATTTACTCTATATTAATCAATTGTCTGGTGGAGACAAAGCCTTTAAGGCAAAGCTTATCACTATTATAAAAACAGAATTTCCACAAGAAAAGACAATCTATTTTAAAAATTTAGCTGCTAAAAATTTTAAAGAAGTTTCAGAAAATGTACATAAACTTAAACATAAAATTAGTATTTTGGGACTTGAGAAAAGTTATGAGATTGCAGCAGCATTTGAAAATAATCTACTGGAAGATAATACTAAGCTTCAAGAAGAATTTGAATCTATTTTAAATACCATAACTAATTATTTACAACAATTATAA
- a CDS encoding T9SS type A sorting domain-containing protein, producing MMNKLYTLKNRILILSSILIGLNSQGQDLPFNCDYNAYLFQYNDVYAIDLASGNAYEVATDITTGNINAAAYNSADGFIWGSLSTPSKTIVRIGKNFETTTLYIDELPIHNRYVGDISTEGIYYLKGGGTTYYKIDLNPDSANYGQYIETLNLSQSISHHDWAFNAVDNKLYTVEKSTNILYRIDAETGAIENLGEVPILSGLNYTYGAVYFDVSGRFYVSANQTGTIYVIQSVQDLDGANSMDSNLFAFGPSSSQNDGARCPTAPVPQEICDNGIDDDGDGLTDCEDPSCSGYGDCEVIDPPTSGGNDGGLESNNRLSNQINQRNYNRAKNSYSFDKANARKVKKTAKYAQRNSNLEFKLQDFIPLDVINEEYALESTPTDLLNITNATEVYSVDYMINTNTVASILALKTENGVYEHTKYICDRLLGGELISVSTIDINEQSFIKSIIRNTDNTVEFVLSLSAKEVNNNENFAIESHWNLDKYESDVTFYNFQIWSNSLDDLLLLGEEVVRLLNSQRPISSYNNSTPPTVFVRKGKYVNGKLDLQIINTNATRAVTFDAGLRETETRDIISESSTVNLNENYITNLEYDIGNLFDIGFRIGDGIATPDDLFMSDGPWGIDDFAKTTVINSYNILPNSIDFDTADFPIERNINLEATTSEYVAAYRALTPRFNPVNLTSYNAFKLKAKGTGNLQITFIKKGIDNWEDQYKTNIQLTDTLNEFIIPFSKFNNSTYSNLVLDDIVTIVFTMVSKDGKTVTKNMLLQDISFTQSESLSIESYDAEGLNRIMAIPNPMNTSTTIRFMSNTSETVQLIIHDQLGKVVYKTSYRTVSGKNEIELNKQQLSSGLYFCNMVGDKHVYNPLKLLIR from the coding sequence ATGATGAATAAACTTTACACTTTAAAAAATAGAATCTTAATACTTAGCTCTATTTTAATTGGTTTAAACAGCCAAGGGCAAGACCTACCTTTCAATTGCGATTATAATGCATATTTGTTTCAGTATAATGATGTCTATGCTATAGATTTAGCTTCAGGCAATGCTTATGAAGTAGCAACAGATATTACAACAGGAAACATTAACGCAGCAGCTTATAACTCTGCGGATGGATTTATCTGGGGCTCATTAAGTACACCGTCAAAAACAATAGTACGTATTGGTAAGAATTTTGAAACCACAACACTCTATATAGATGAATTACCAATACATAATCGATATGTTGGAGATATTAGTACTGAAGGAATCTATTACTTAAAAGGAGGAGGTACAACATATTATAAAATAGATTTGAACCCCGATTCTGCAAATTACGGACAGTATATTGAAACCCTAAACCTTTCACAGAGTATAAGTCATCATGATTGGGCATTTAATGCCGTAGATAATAAGTTATATACTGTCGAAAAAAGCACTAATATTTTATATCGTATTGATGCAGAAACTGGTGCTATTGAAAATTTAGGCGAAGTCCCTATTTTATCTGGACTAAATTACACATATGGAGCTGTATATTTTGATGTCTCTGGGCGTTTTTATGTATCGGCAAATCAAACAGGAACAATTTATGTTATTCAAAGTGTTCAAGATCTAGATGGAGCTAATAGTATGGACTCAAATTTATTTGCATTTGGGCCATCAAGTTCACAAAATGACGGAGCACGTTGTCCAACAGCACCTGTGCCTCAAGAAATTTGTGACAATGGAATTGACGATGATGGTGATGGGCTTACAGATTGTGAAGACCCTTCTTGTTCTGGTTATGGTGATTGCGAGGTTATAGATCCTCCAACATCAGGCGGAAATGATGGTGGTTTGGAAAGCAACAATAGACTCTCAAACCAAATTAATCAAAGAAATTATAATCGCGCTAAAAACAGTTATAGTTTTGATAAAGCAAATGCGCGTAAAGTAAAGAAAACAGCGAAATATGCACAAAGAAATTCTAATTTAGAGTTTAAGTTACAAGATTTTATACCTCTTGATGTTATAAATGAAGAATATGCTTTAGAATCTACACCAACAGACTTATTGAATATAACGAATGCAACCGAAGTCTATTCTGTAGATTATATGATAAATACAAACACAGTAGCTTCAATACTAGCCTTAAAAACAGAAAATGGCGTGTATGAACACACAAAATATATCTGCGACCGTCTTTTAGGAGGAGAGCTGATATCAGTATCAACCATAGATATTAATGAACAAAGTTTTATTAAAAGCATCATTAGAAATACAGATAATACAGTTGAGTTTGTATTAAGTCTTTCAGCAAAAGAAGTTAATAACAATGAGAATTTTGCTATTGAGAGTCACTGGAACCTTGATAAATACGAAAGTGATGTTACATTTTATAATTTTCAAATCTGGTCTAATTCTTTAGATGATCTGCTATTACTAGGCGAAGAGGTAGTACGTTTATTAAATTCACAAAGACCTATTTCAAGTTATAATAATTCAACACCTCCAACAGTATTTGTTAGAAAAGGCAAATATGTTAATGGAAAACTAGACTTACAAATAATTAATACAAATGCAACAAGAGCAGTTACATTTGATGCTGGATTAAGAGAAACTGAAACTAGAGATATAATTAGTGAATCTTCTACAGTTAATTTAAATGAAAATTATATAACCAATTTAGAATATGACATAGGCAATTTGTTTGACATTGGTTTTAGAATTGGAGACGGCATTGCAACACCGGATGATTTGTTTATGTCTGACGGTCCATGGGGAATTGATGATTTTGCTAAAACAACAGTAATTAACTCCTATAACATTTTACCAAATTCTATAGATTTTGATACAGCAGATTTTCCAATAGAAAGAAACATAAATCTAGAAGCTACAACAAGTGAATATGTAGCGGCTTATAGAGCATTAACACCAAGATTCAATCCAGTAAATCTAACTAGTTATAATGCATTTAAATTAAAAGCAAAAGGAACAGGAAATCTACAAATTACGTTTATTAAAAAAGGCATTGACAATTGGGAAGATCAGTACAAGACTAATATACAGTTAACAGACACACTAAATGAATTTATAATACCGTTTTCGAAATTTAATAATTCAACATATTCCAATTTAGTACTAGATGATATTGTAACAATTGTGTTTACAATGGTCTCAAAAGATGGAAAAACGGTTACTAAAAACATGTTGCTGCAAGATATAAGTTTCACACAGAGTGAATCTTTAAGTATTGAATCTTATGATGCAGAAGGCTTAAATAGAATAATGGCAATACCAAATCCAATGAATACAAGTACGACTATTAGATTTATGTCAAACACATCTGAAACAGTACAACTTATAATTCATGATCAGTTAGGTAAAGTAGTTTATAAAACTAGTTATAGAACTGTTTCTGGTAAAAATGAAATAGAACTAAACAAACAACAATTAAGTTCAGGTTTATATTTTTGCAATATGGTTGGAGATAAGCATGTTTATAACCCTTTGAAGTTACTTATTAGGTAG
- a CDS encoding MmcQ/YjbR family DNA-binding protein, which translates to MNIDQIRDHCLSKKAATESFPFDENTLVFKVMNKMFLMAPLDKFEKGEASVTVKCDPEYTIELREQYESVYAGPYVSNKHWNTIAIHKNELTPKLVLELIDHSYDMVVKGMTKKMRLLLENKNY; encoded by the coding sequence ATGAATATAGACCAAATAAGAGATCATTGCCTATCCAAAAAAGCAGCAACCGAGAGTTTTCCGTTTGATGAAAACACATTAGTTTTTAAAGTAATGAACAAAATGTTCTTAATGGCGCCTTTAGATAAGTTTGAGAAAGGAGAAGCTTCAGTAACAGTAAAATGCGACCCAGAATATACAATTGAACTTAGGGAGCAATACGAGAGCGTTTATGCAGGCCCTTATGTAAGTAATAAACACTGGAATACTATAGCAATCCATAAAAATGAATTGACACCAAAATTAGTATTAGAACTAATAGATCATAGTTATGATATGGTTGTAAAAGGAATGACGAAGAAGATGCGATTATTATTAGAGAATAAAAACTATTAA